The proteins below come from a single Argentina anserina chromosome 1, drPotAnse1.1, whole genome shotgun sequence genomic window:
- the LOC126799153 gene encoding mechanosensitive ion channel protein 10-like → MEEKKPPQNDVVVQISGAEDSTFMFSPQPSRTGSPQKSFQGSSFELTELRVPAGSSSPEITAAAAGMQPRIPGELRRVSLARSAFSKPKSRFVEPTYTNEVKVTEETPRRKSNAKSPNVGSPSTRTAATTPRDGLRSTPITPRTPLMGGEEEEDDEEVYKTANLKVHQKTGKKKLKKLVLLEWIVFVSIVGFLIACLTVDKLESKNIWSLELWKWCVLALVVLCGRLVTEWLVNILVFVIETNYLLKKKVLYFVYGLKRSVQVFIWLGLVLLAWGLLFDHGVKRSKNTNKILGYVTRGLASCEIGAAIWLLKNLLVKLLATSFHTTRFFDRIKESIFHQYVLRSLSGPPLVETAERKFGKAKSSGQLSFKNLPKAKNEGKEGPKEEVIDVEKLSKMKQDNISAWTMKGLVNVISGSGLSTISHTLDDINDEEGEQKQKDVEITSEFEAQAAAYDIFLNVAKRNSKYIEEDDLCRFLKKEEVELVFPLFEGGAENRKIRKKQLKNWLVNVYNERKALAHSLTDTKTAIEELNRLGSAVVLIVILVVWLLLMGFLTTNILVFISSQLLLVVFVFGNTAKTVFEAIIFVFVMHPFDVGDRCVVDGVQLIVEEMNILTTIFLKPDNEKIYYPNSVLSTKPISNFYRSPEMGDAVEFAIDVSTTMDTIAKMKDRFKTYIESKPQHWRPAHSVAVKEIEDVNKMTMALYLSHTINFQNYGDKTTRRTDLILELKKIFEDLNIKYHLLPQEIVLTRVGSATTELPPSWR, encoded by the exons CGCCGAAGACTCGACCTTTATGTTCTCGCCGCAGCCTTCCCGAACTGGGTCACCTCAGAAAAGCTTCCAAGGCTCCAGCTTTGAGCTAACCGAGCTCAGAGTCCCCGCCGGCTCCTCCTCGCCGGAAAttaccgccgccgccgccggcaTGCAGCCCAGAATTCCCGGCGAGCTTCGCCGGGTCTCGCTCGCCAGGTCGGCGTTCTCCAAACCCAAGTCGAGGTTCGTTGAGCCGACTTATACTAATGAAGTCAAGGTTACTGAAGAAACTCCTCGGAGAAAATCAAATGCAAAGTCACCAAATGTTGGTTCACCAAGCACCAGAACCGCGGCAACGACCCCCAGAGACGGTTTAAGATCGACTCCTATAACGCCGAGGACGCCGCTGATgggaggagaggaggaggaggatgatgAGGAGGTGTACAAGACAGCCAATCTTAAGGTGCACCAGAAGACTGGTAAGAAGAAGCTGAAAAAGTTGGTGTTACTTGAGTGGATTGTATTTGTGAGCATTGTTGGGTTTTTAATTGCTTGCTTAACTGTTGATAAGTTAGAGAGTAAGAATATTTGGTCATTGGAACTGTGGAAATGGTGTGTGCTGGCATTGGTTGTGTTGTGTGGTAGGTTGGTTACAGAATGGCTGGTTAATATTTTGGTGTTTGTGATCGAAACCAATTACTTGCTTAAGAAGAAggttttgtattttgtttatgGGTTGAAGAGGAGTGTGCAGGTGTTTATTTGGTTGGGTTTGGTTCTACTTGCGTGGGGTTTGTTGTTTGATCATGGAGTGAAGAGGTCGAAGAACACGAATAAGATTCTAGGGTATGTGACAAGGGGTTTGGCTTCTTGTGAGATTGGAGCAGCCATATGGCTGTTGAAGAACTTGTTGGTGAAGCTATTAGCCACTTCTTTTCATACCACTAGGTTTTTTGATCGGATTAAGGAATCGATCTTTCATCAGTATGTTCTCCGCAGCCTTTCAGGACCTCCATTGGTGGAGACGGCTGAAAGAAAATTTGGGAAGGCAAAAAGTAGCGGCCAGTTGAGTTTTAAAAATTTACCAAAAGCTAAAAATGAGGGGAAGGAAGGGCCCAAAGAAGAAGTGATTGACGTAGAAAAACTTTCGAAAATGAAGCAGGATAACATTTCTGCTTGGACGATGAAAGGATTAGTTAATGTAATCAGTGGTTCTGGATTGTCTACCATCTCCCACACACTAGATGACATTAACGATGAGGAGGGTGAGCAGAAGCAGAAGGATGTAGAGATTACTAGTGAGTTTGAAGCACAGGCAGCAGCTTATGACATTTTCCTGAATGTAGCCAAGCGTAATAGCAA GTACATTGAGGAAGATGATCTCTGTCGCTTCTTGAAAAAGGAAGAAGTTGAGCTAGTATTTCCTCTGTTTGAAGGTGGAGCAGAAAATcgaaagataagaaaaaagcAATTGAAGAATTGGCTG GTGAATGTTTACAACGAACGCAAAGCATTGGCACATTCCTTAACTGATACTAAAACGGCCATAGAGGAGCTGAATAGGCTTGGCTCAGCTGTTGTTCTTATTGTGATCCTCGTCGTTTGGTTACTTCTGATGGGGTTTTTGACAACCAACATACTGGTCTTTATATCATCACAGCTATTACTGGTGGTGTTTGTTTTTGGTAACACTGCTAAAACTGTGTTTGAAGCCATCATTTTTGTCTTTGTGATGCACCCATTTGATGTAGGGGACCGTTGTGTTGTTGATGGAGTACAG TTGATTGTTGAGGAGATGAACATATTGACAACGATCTTCTTGAAACCTGACAATGAGAAGATATACTATCCAAATTCAGTACTGTCTACAAAACCCATCAGCAACTTTTATAGGAGCCCGGAGATGGGTGATGCTGTTGAGTTTGCTATTGATGTTTCTACAACAATGGACACTATTGCAAAAATGAAAGACAGATTTAAAAC GTACATTGAGAGCAAGCCTCAGCACTGGCGTCCTGCGCATAGCGTGGCGGTGAAGGAAATTGAAGATGTGAACAAGATGACAATGGCTCTTTATCTTTCTCATACAATAAATTTCCAGAACTATGGAGACAAGACCACCCGCCGAACAGATCTAATCTTAGAGCTGAAGAAAATATTTGAAGACCTCAATATAAAATATCACCTCCTGCCTCAGGAGATTGTTCTCACCAGAGTTGGGTCAGCAACTACAGAGCTTCCACCCTCATGGCGCTGA
- the LOC126799402 gene encoding uncharacterized protein LOC126799402, with the protein MASSTAVTMAMPLPNATTQKRVVQSSEAFFKPLPLMPSKAVSSPSRSSGRLEVRASLKEKAVTAITAAALTASMVVPDVAEAASGVSPSLKNFLLSIAAGGTVLVAIIGVVVGVSNFDPVKRG; encoded by the coding sequence ATGGCTTCAAGCACAGCAGTTACAATGGCTATGCCATTGCCCAATGCTACCACCCAAAAGAGAGTGGTTCAATCCTCAGAGGCCTTCTTCAAGCCACTACCCCTCATGCCATCAAAGGCTGTGTCCTCACCATCAAGATCAAGTGGAAGACTTGAGGTCAGGGCTTCCCTGAAGGAGAAGGCCGTCACCGCAATCACTGCCGCCGCACTCACAGCCTCGATGGTGGTCCCCGACGTGGCGGAAGCTGCTTCCGGAGTGTCTCCGTCGCTCAAGAACTTCTTGCTCAGCATTGCTGCCGGCGGCACTGTACTTGTTGCAATTATTGGAGTTGTGGTCGGAGTGTCCAATTTCGACCCTGTTAAGAGGGGCTGA